The sequence TGAGCTGTTCACTGTATGCCATGACCTTTCTCTTGACTCCGGGATCCGTTGGCTCCCATACAATATCAGCATCTAATTTATAAAAAACAGACAAGTCCGCCATTTGTTGCTTGTTAAGGAATCAAATATAATTATTTCAGGAGCTTTCTAAACGCTTTTCCCTGCGTACTTGATTTTATCGCCGGCGATAACAATTGATATAATGAATCTGCTTTCGTATCCGGCACCCCATTCGCATACCACTGCAATGCTACTATACTGATGATGGAATTGGGATGTGTAGCGGCAAAACTAAGGTACACCTGCTTTTCGTCCTTTCGGGTGATTGTGTATTCATCAGCAATGGATGACTGAAATGCAGGAAGGTGCCTGGCTTCCAGCGGAGCGGATGTATAATCGCGATAAATGCTCTTTTGCTTTTCCCGGATCGGTTTGAGCCGGGCCTGTAACGCCTGGTATTCCTGATTTACAGCACCAGCGGTAAATGTAGCTGTTATCAGAGAATCTTTACCAGTGAGTTCCATCGTCCCTTTTTCTATGTAAAAGAGAATGGCATCCAGTGGCAGAGCAGCCATATTTTGTGGGGTCGTCAGTATCAACAACGCATCAGAAACATCGCTGATGGTGCCTTTGAATTCAAATTTCCCATCCTGCAAATGTACGCTGTCACTGATTTCCTTTCCATTGGAAAGATAGGTCAGCAATAATTGACAGTCAGGTCCGAGATGACCAATCTGTCCTTTCAGTACAAAGGGAGTTTGCTGGGCGGCTACTGTGAGGGGAAACAGTAGGGCAAAGAGTAGTGGCTTCATGCGTGGCAAGGGTTATGATTCCTAATTTAAACAAAATTCAGTTACGTTTC is a genomic window of Chitinophaga sp. LS1 containing:
- a CDS encoding DUF4369 domain-containing protein, giving the protein MKPLLFALLFPLTVAAQQTPFVLKGQIGHLGPDCQLLLTYLSNGKEISDSVHLQDGKFEFKGTISDVSDALLILTTPQNMAALPLDAILFYIEKGTMELTGKDSLITATFTAGAVNQEYQALQARLKPIREKQKSIYRDYTSAPLEARHLPAFQSSIADEYTITRKDEKQVYLSFAATHPNSIISIVALQWYANGVPDTKADSLYQLLSPAIKSSTQGKAFRKLLK